In Eulemur rufifrons isolate Redbay chromosome 29, OSU_ERuf_1, whole genome shotgun sequence, one DNA window encodes the following:
- the TAS2R41 gene encoding taste receptor type 2 member 41, whose amino-acid sequence MQSALTTIFMLLFVLLCLLGILANGFIALVLSREWLRHGRLLPLDMILVSLGASRFCLQWVGLVHNFYYFFHLLEYPRSLSRQFFGLHWDFLNSATFWFGTLLGVLFCMKIANITHPTFLWLKWRFPGLVPRLLLGSVLISFIVTLLFFWGNHTVYQGSLDRKFSGNMTHKQWNRRMEIHYFLPLKLVTLSIPCFIFLVSITLLINSLRRHTRRMQHSTRILEDPSIQAHTRALKSLISFLVLYALAFVSLIIDAAGFFTSASEWYWPWQIIIYLSTSVHPFILIFSNIKLRGMFGQLLLLARGFWVA is encoded by the coding sequence TTCATGCTCCTCTTCGTCCTGCTGTGCCTCCTGGGCATCCTGGCTAACGGCTTCATCGCGCTGGTGCTGAGCAGAGAGTGGCTGCGGCATGGCCGGCTGCTGCCCCTGGACATGATCCTCGTTAGCTTGGGTGCCTCCCGCTTCTGCCTGCAGTGGGTTGGGTTGGTGCACAACTTCTACTACTTTTTCCACCTGCTCGAGTACCCCAGGAGCCTCTCCCGACAGTTCTTTGGTCTACACTGGGACTTCCTGAACTCAGCCACCTTCTGGTTTGGCACCCTGCTCGGCGTCCTGTTCTGTATGAAGATCGCTAACATCACCCACCCTACCTTCCTCTGGCTCAAGTGGAGGTTCCCAGGGTTGGTGCCCCGGCTCCTGCTGGGCTCTGTCCTGATCTCCTTCATCGTAACCTTGCTGTTCTTTTGGGGGAACCACACTGTGTATCAAGGATCTTTAGATAGAAAATTTTCTGGGAACATGACCCACAAGCAGTGGAACAGGAGGATGGAAATTCACTATTTCCTGCCCCTGAAACTTGTCACGTTGTcaattccttgttttatttttctggtgtCCATCACACTGTTGATTAATTCTCTGAGGAGGCACACCCGGAGAATGCAGCACAGCACCCGCATCCTGGAGGACCCCAGCATCCAGGCTCACACCAGAGCTCTGAAGTCCCTCATCTCCTTCCTCGTTCTTTATGCTCTGGCCTTTGTGTCCCTGATCATCGATGCTGCGGGCTTTTTCACTTCAGCGAGCGAGTGGTACTGGCCATGGCAGATTATAATCTATTTGAGCACATCTGTGCACCCCTTCATCCTCATCTTCAGCAACATCAAGCTTCGAGGCATGTTCGGGCAGTTACTGCTGTTGGCCAGGGGCTTCTGGGTGGCTTAA